In Candidatus Poribacteria bacterium, the genomic window ACAGATAGGGCTTGAATTTGAGGTGATCCCAAGCGGCGTTGATGAAAATGAAATATCTGGAAGCTCTCCACAGGAGAAAGCACTCAACGCCGCCCTCGCCAAAGCCTTAGACGTGGCTCGAAAGGTAGGAGAGGGGATCGTTATAGGGGCGGATACGATCGTCGTGCTTGAAGGGCGGATCTTGGGGAAGCCGTCTGGACCCCAAGAGGCTATTCGGATGCTAACCCTCCTAAGTGGCAAAACCCATCGGGTCATAACCGGTGTTGCGTTGGTCGATGCCTCCTCCATGAAGGTTGAATCCTGGGTTGAAAGCACATCCGTGACCTTCAGGGAGCTCTCCCCTGATGAGATAGTCGAATACGTTGAAACCGGGATACCGCTCGACAAAGCGGGCGCGTATGGAATTCAGGATAAAGCCGCCGCCTTCGTCAAAAGGATCGAAGGATGTTACTTCAACGTCGTGGGGTTGCCCTTAGCAGCTCTGATCGAACGCTTGAGAAAAAAGATGAAATTCGGTTCTTGACATTGATTCGAGATGTGGTAAAATAAGCCCGTCTCGTAAGATGTTTTCTCTTCAAGGAGGTTAAGAGTCTGATGCCATTGGTAAGGGTTGAAAAGGGCGAATCGATCGATAAGGCGTTGAGCCGCTTCAAGAAACTGTGTGATAAGGAACAGCTCCTGAAGGAGATAAAAAGGCGGGAACGGTACGAAAAACCCAGCGAGCAGAGACGCAAGAAGCTCCTGAAGGCCCAGAGGAAAATGCGTCAGGCTGCTCGAAGGGCGGCGAACAGAAGAAAATAGCCGGCCTTGAAGGCCGTAGCATACCGAAATATATGGGTGGGGGCGACCGATCGGTCGCTCCTACTTAAAAGTCATTTGTAGTCATTAGGTCATTTGACTTCGTCGTCATTCAAACAATGACAATCGCTCATATTATCGTTAAGTGTAGCAGAGATCCGAGAGGTCAGAAGAGCTTATTTCTCAGAGTTGGAAGGAGACAGGAAACAGGAAGCAGGAGGCAGGGGAAAATCTATATTCCTGTCTCCTGTTTCCTGCCTCCTGTCTCCTATCGGTGATAACCGCTCTACACTCAAGGGAAATAAGAGCGATGACAATAAATAATCTGCGGATGGGGAATGTATGTTGGACATTCGTGGATGTCAGATGAGCATATCTAAAACATTAGCCGTTATCTCTGTTTTCATCCTCCTATCATCATCAACTATGGCGTCAGATAATACGATCTACTCCAAAGATAACGCTATAGTCCGCGCCGTTGAGAAGGTCTCACCTTATGTGTTCAACGTCATCTCAGCCCGGCCGGTCAAATTGAACCCGTGGTATCAATTGTTCACCCCATTTGAGCCTCAGACCAAGCACAGGCTGGGCTCAGGAGTGATGATCGACAAGGGATATGTGCTTACAAATCAGCATGTTATCCAGAACGCTGTGAGCGTGAAGCTCATATCGGTGGAATCGAAGGAGATGGAGTGTGAAGTGGTGGGGGAGGATTATCCTACCGATATAGCGCTGCTTAAGGTGGTGGGGGAAAAAGACAAGGGAGCTGATCTGGGCGATTCAAATGAGCTCAAACTCGGAGAGTGGGCCATAGCTATAGGAAACCCGTTCGGCGCACCCTCGGTCACCGTCGGGGTCATAAGCGCCCTACATAGATCGATCCGCGTCGGTGAAAGGACTTATCGTGATCTGATACAGACCGACGCGGCGATAAATCCCGGAAACAGCGGAGGCCCCCTTATCGACATCCGCGGGAGAGTAGAGGGTATAAGCGTGGCCTTTTTATCCTCGGAGATAGGACAGGGCGTGGGATTTGCGATTCCAGCGAACATCGCCAGGATGGTCATGAAAAAGCTCCTCGAGGATGGTGTAGTGATCGAGCCATGGACGGGGATGGAGTATCAGAAGCTGACCCCTGACATCGCCCGACATCTCAGGATTTCCGAAGATCGAGGCGTTCTGATCGCCAATGTGGAGGATAAAAGCCCCGCACAAAGAGCCGGCATAAAGCGGATGGATCTTCTGAAGGAGATATCGGGTTTCCAGGTTAAAACGCTGGACGATCTGAGATATATAACCCGCTTGCTTAAAGGAGGAGAGGGATATCCGATAACCCTTCTCAGACAGGGCAGGGAGATCAAACTAACGCTAACACCCGAGCCGTTGATATCTAAACCTTATAGCTCCCCCATCGGGCTGAAAGTTCATGAGATGAACAGAAGAATAGCCAAAGTTTTCAGGCTGAAAGGCAAGGATGGGGTATTTGTGTGTAAGGTGGAGCGATCCGGATCGCTGTGGGGGTCCGGTTTACAGACCGGAGACCGGATCTACGCCATCGGCCGATATGATATCAGAGATCTGAAGGATTTCAAAAAGGTGGAGAGGATGATCTCGAGAGGAAATCGGGTGACCTTCTTCTTCGAGAGGGAAGGCGTTAACTACAGGCTAACGACCTTAATCAGGTGATCGCAACCTCGAGCTCACCTTCGGTGTTATATTTAATGAGTTCGTTCATATTATCGTTAAGTGTAGCAGAGATCTGAGAGGTCAGAAGAGCTTATTTCTTAGAGTTGGAAGGAGACAGGAAACAGGAAGCAGGAGGCAGGGGAAATCTATTTCCTGTCTCCCGTTTCCTGCCTCCTGTTTCCTATCAGTGATACTGTTACACTCAAAAGGGAATTTGAGCGAATGAGTTTAAGTAACGGGGGATTAAGATGAAAGTTCAGCTTTCTACCATAATAGCCGTGAGTATTTGTCTCCTGTTCCTGATCCCGATGGTCATCTACATGAGGACCCATACCGTAGGAGGTACCGGAAGCGATAAGATGCTCGAAAGCGAGGAGTTTAGAAACCTACGAGAAGAGGGCAAGAACTTAGCTCAGATGGGAATGAAGTATTATGAGGATGGAAATCTGGACAAAGCCCTCGAGTTCTACAACAAAGCTATACAGATCTACACGCAGGCTTTGAAAATAAGACCTGAGAACGCCGAGATGCATAATGATCTAGGCGCTGTATATTACAATCTCGGCGAAGCGGTGTCCGAACCGATATGGACCGATGACCTAACCAGGAGTTCCCTTACTGAGGCGATGGATAAACTCCAAAACGCCCTGAGGGAGGTCGAATCCGGGATAATCGTTCTGACCTTCGGTGATAAACAGATCGCCGAGAAGGTTAAGAACTTCGCCATATCGCAGGGCCACTATGCCCATATCAACCCGGTGGAAGACGGCAAGGAGTTCGATCTGTATATCATAAAAGGCAAGACCAAGGAGGCCTTCCTGAAGGCGGAATCGGAGTTCCTTAGGTCCA contains:
- the maf gene encoding septum formation inhibitor Maf; translation: MKRKRLILASGSPRRADLLRQIGLEFEVIPSGVDENEISGSSPQEKALNAALAKALDVARKVGEGIVIGADTIVVLEGRILGKPSGPQEAIRMLTLLSGKTHRVITGVALVDASSMKVESWVESTSVTFRELSPDEIVEYVETGIPLDKAGAYGIQDKAAAFVKRIEGCYFNVVGLPLAALIERLRKKMKFGS
- a CDS encoding 30S ribosomal protein S21; this translates as MPLVRVEKGESIDKALSRFKKLCDKEQLLKEIKRRERYEKPSEQRRKKLLKAQRKMRQAARRAANRRK
- a CDS encoding trypsin-like peptidase domain-containing protein, translating into MSISKTLAVISVFILLSSSTMASDNTIYSKDNAIVRAVEKVSPYVFNVISARPVKLNPWYQLFTPFEPQTKHRLGSGVMIDKGYVLTNQHVIQNAVSVKLISVESKEMECEVVGEDYPTDIALLKVVGEKDKGADLGDSNELKLGEWAIAIGNPFGAPSVTVGVISALHRSIRVGERTYRDLIQTDAAINPGNSGGPLIDIRGRVEGISVAFLSSEIGQGVGFAIPANIARMVMKKLLEDGVVIEPWTGMEYQKLTPDIARHLRISEDRGVLIANVEDKSPAQRAGIKRMDLLKEISGFQVKTLDDLRYITRLLKGGEGYPITLLRQGREIKLTLTPEPLISKPYSSPIGLKVHEMNRRIAKVFRLKGKDGVFVCKVERSGSLWGSGLQTGDRIYAIGRYDIRDLKDFKKVERMISRGNRVTFFFEREGVNYRLTTLIR
- a CDS encoding tetratricopeptide repeat protein produces the protein MKVQLSTIIAVSICLLFLIPMVIYMRTHTVGGTGSDKMLESEEFRNLREEGKNLAQMGMKYYEDGNLDKALEFYNKAIQIYTQALKIRPENAEMHNDLGAVYYNLGEAVSEPIWTDDLTRSSLTEAMDKLQNALREVESGIIVLTFGDKQIAEKVKNFAISQGHYAHINPVEDGKEFDLYIIKGKTKEAFLKAESEFLRSKLIKERYAPAYRNLGALYMKMGRWDEAVQNLELALRIEPYDKELRTYLQQIKQRSR